The following are encoded together in the Pseudomonadota bacterium genome:
- the lptB gene encoding LPS export ABC transporter ATP-binding protein → MLSTLQTNNVTKRYGGRKVVDGVSISVKAGEVVGLLGPNGAGKTTTFYMCVGLTAPDTGSVTFNDRDITAEPMYMRARHGIGYLPQEASVFRKLSVRDNVLAILETMDFPSKQVREARLTELLDELGLLGLQSNLASSLSGGERRRVEISRCLARNPQFILLDEPFAGIDPLAIKDIQEIVSTLKKKGIGVLITDHNVRETLGICDRSYILVDGKVLEEGTPQAISKSEKARRYYLGGDFEL, encoded by the coding sequence ATGCTCAGTACCCTACAAACAAATAATGTGACGAAGAGATACGGCGGCCGCAAGGTTGTAGATGGTGTATCGATCTCGGTCAAAGCCGGCGAAGTTGTTGGACTACTCGGCCCAAACGGCGCCGGTAAGACCACCACCTTCTATATGTGCGTAGGATTAACCGCTCCAGATACCGGTTCAGTCACCTTTAATGATCGCGACATAACGGCAGAGCCGATGTATATGCGCGCGCGCCATGGAATAGGATATCTCCCGCAAGAGGCTTCAGTATTCCGTAAGCTCTCGGTACGAGATAACGTGCTGGCGATCTTAGAGACGATGGATTTTCCTTCAAAGCAGGTACGTGAAGCGCGTCTGACGGAACTACTCGATGAGCTTGGATTGCTAGGATTACAGAGCAACCTCGCAAGTTCACTATCAGGTGGAGAGCGTCGCCGCGTTGAGATCAGTCGTTGCTTGGCTAGAAATCCTCAGTTCATCCTGTTAGACGAGCCCTTTGCTGGGATCGATCCGCTTGCGATTAAGGATATTCAGGAGATCGTTTCCACCCTCAAGAAGAAGGGGATCGGGGTGCTAATTACCGATCACAATGTGCGAGAAACCCTCGGAATCTGCGATCGCTCCTATATTCTGGTCGACGGCAAGGTTCTTGAAGAGGGCACCCCTCAAGCCATCTCCAAATCTGAGAAGGCGCGCCGCTACTATCTAGGTGGCGATTTCGAGCTGTAA